In Lujinxingia litoralis, the following proteins share a genomic window:
- the fdhD gene encoding formate dehydrogenase accessory sulfurtransferase FdhD codes for MSSDASTRAYAITRVYRDHQDSLDDELVIEEPMELRIDFELAGHRAQRSLAITMRTPGDDPHLARGFLLTEGIISKEADLLDLQRCSDGGDEASPNIWRATLAPGCNFDPGRLQRHFYSTSSCGVCGKASLDALHHQGVMPVTAGPVINADLLFELPDRLRAAQATFDRTGGLHACALFSPGGQLLDLAEDVGRHNALDKLLGRALRQGLLPLSEHILLLSGRASFELIQKSLVAGIPIVAAVGAPSSLALDLSQTYAQTLVGFLRDQRLNLYTHPQRLRCPDERQR; via the coding sequence ATGTCCTCGGATGCCTCCACCCGCGCCTACGCCATCACCCGCGTGTACCGCGACCACCAGGACTCCCTCGACGACGAACTCGTGATCGAGGAGCCCATGGAGCTGCGCATCGACTTTGAACTGGCCGGCCACCGCGCCCAGCGCAGCCTCGCCATCACCATGCGCACCCCGGGCGACGACCCCCACCTGGCCCGGGGCTTTCTGCTCACCGAAGGCATCATCTCAAAGGAAGCCGACCTCCTCGATCTGCAACGCTGCAGCGACGGCGGCGACGAAGCCAGCCCCAACATCTGGCGCGCCACCCTGGCCCCGGGCTGCAACTTCGATCCGGGACGCCTCCAGCGCCACTTCTACAGCACCTCCAGCTGCGGCGTCTGCGGAAAGGCCTCCCTCGACGCGCTCCACCACCAGGGGGTGATGCCCGTGACCGCGGGACCGGTGATCAACGCCGATCTTCTCTTTGAACTCCCCGATCGCCTGCGCGCCGCGCAGGCCACCTTCGATCGCACCGGCGGGTTGCACGCCTGCGCCCTCTTCTCGCCAGGGGGCCAACTGCTCGATCTGGCCGAAGACGTCGGTCGCCACAACGCCCTCGACAAGCTCCTGGGCCGGGCCCTGCGCCAGGGGCTCTTGCCCCTCTCCGAACACATCCTCCTCTTGAGCGGCCGCGCCAGCTTTGAGCTCATCCAGAAGTCGCTGGTCGCCGGCATCCCGATCGTCGCCGCGGTGGGCGCCCCATCCTCGCTTGCCCTGGATCTCTCCCAGACCTACGCTCAGACCCTGGTCGGCTTTCTGCGCGATCAACGCCTCAACCTCTACACCCACCCTCAGCGACTTCGGTGCCCCGATGAGCGACAACGGTAA
- a CDS encoding GGDEF domain-containing protein: MTDDHPFDHDDLSESSEATLIVDANTLRQARAQHKQERDQAYLIVISGPHTGKMFKVDKAQATLGRSSRADIRVNDVGISRNHARVIAYGDDVFVEDLESANGTYLNGDRLLRRQQLKDGDKITLGSTTILKFTYHDELEENFQKQMLDAALNDGLTGIYNKNYLLNHLSTELAFALRHGTYLSVVMFDVDHFKPVNDTYGHLAGDMILRRLAEVTSATLRNEDVFARYGGEEFTIVCRGTPIDQAQALADRVRMVIERTSFVYEGTPIPITISLGVAGLPHHSARTPEELIGLADQALYDAKHGGRNRVGVAPF; encoded by the coding sequence ATGACCGACGATCATCCCTTCGACCACGACGATCTCTCGGAGAGCTCCGAGGCCACCCTGATCGTCGACGCGAACACCCTGCGCCAGGCCCGCGCTCAGCATAAGCAGGAGCGCGACCAGGCCTACCTCATCGTCATCTCCGGCCCGCACACCGGGAAGATGTTTAAGGTCGACAAGGCTCAGGCCACCCTGGGGCGCTCCTCCCGCGCCGACATCCGCGTCAACGACGTGGGCATCTCTCGCAACCACGCCCGCGTCATCGCCTACGGCGACGACGTCTTTGTCGAAGACCTGGAGAGCGCCAACGGCACCTACCTCAACGGGGACCGCCTGCTGCGTCGCCAACAGCTCAAAGACGGCGACAAGATCACCCTGGGCTCGACCACCATCCTCAAGTTCACCTACCACGATGAACTCGAGGAAAACTTCCAGAAGCAGATGCTCGACGCCGCCCTCAACGACGGGCTCACCGGCATCTACAACAAGAATTACCTGCTCAACCACCTCTCCACCGAGCTGGCCTTTGCCCTGCGCCACGGCACCTATTTGAGCGTGGTGATGTTCGACGTCGACCACTTCAAACCGGTCAACGACACCTACGGACACCTGGCCGGCGATATGATCCTGCGCCGCCTGGCAGAAGTCACCAGCGCCACGCTGCGCAACGAAGACGTCTTCGCGCGCTACGGCGGCGAAGAATTCACCATCGTCTGCCGGGGCACCCCCATCGATCAGGCCCAGGCCCTGGCCGACCGGGTGCGCATGGTCATTGAACGCACCAGCTTCGTGTACGAGGGCACGCCCATCCCGATCACGATCAGCCTGGGCGTGGCCGGCCTGCCCCACCACAGCGCGCGCACCCCGGAGGAGCTCATCGGACTGGCCGACCAGGCGCTCTACGACGCCAAACACGGCGGGAGAAACCGGGTGGGCGTGGCGCCTTTTTAA
- a CDS encoding zinc-dependent metalloprotease family protein, translated as MLCSPPRALLPLLLALIALLGLSACEQLQQVAEFVDSISTGAPCESGFDCLGGTCFGEDQGFGGGYCSELGCEQEGCLGFSSECLILPVAGLTGESACFERCALDNSCDRMGEGYVCTLVDDTAICLPEGLNVGQEPGKPGAPCTSDVACQEGLTCLTNLYGGYCTRLNCDSDDGCQDGARCVTLNPQAPAEDQVLACMAACQQDQDCRFGYECRPGSAEEPAYCQETEAQEGPRNPQGADDGERCASNLSCKGAACIRELEKDDGQRSFPNGYCTTRYCADDGDCNGGICVVQNTTPGCMAACTTDDDCRQGYTCRSGREGRAFCDSIAAPPAIDVTGAQALEISCGSRTTYPVEVATGAQSFLLTPFNPGGTALEPRSLQRPDGSTLNIPRDYAFHAINPAILTSMAPMLFPASDDTSLARTFGAGTYTLNVASDAAETCHYVIAQPAPGTTLHLRFYLIGVPGLSAATAAAHSDLQAAISTMRAIYSTMNIAVEVAHYTELSLELSDSYSIIRDLDDAFELVSLSQAPGASLDENLVVNVFLIDDFAVEDAPGLLGISAGLPGAAGLHGSPSSGLVFSTAGLGQDNATVGQIMAHEIGHYLGLRHTTEHLGSAQDPITDTPSCLFPDLGYFCSDAKNFMFPFSLGPDQRQTTAGQSFVLRRNPLVRP; from the coding sequence ATGCTCTGCTCCCCTCCCCGCGCGCTGCTTCCCCTTCTTTTGGCCCTGATCGCCCTCCTGGGCCTGAGCGCCTGCGAGCAGCTCCAACAGGTCGCGGAGTTTGTCGACTCCATCAGCACCGGCGCCCCCTGCGAGAGCGGCTTTGACTGCCTGGGCGGCACCTGCTTTGGCGAAGACCAGGGCTTTGGCGGCGGCTACTGCTCGGAGCTCGGCTGTGAGCAGGAGGGCTGCCTGGGCTTCTCCTCGGAGTGCCTGATCCTGCCGGTGGCCGGCCTCACCGGAGAGTCCGCCTGCTTTGAGCGCTGCGCCCTCGACAACTCCTGTGACCGGATGGGGGAGGGCTACGTCTGTACGCTGGTCGACGACACCGCCATCTGCCTGCCCGAGGGGCTCAACGTGGGGCAGGAGCCCGGCAAACCCGGCGCCCCCTGCACCAGCGACGTGGCCTGCCAGGAGGGCCTGACCTGCCTGACCAACCTCTACGGCGGCTACTGCACGCGCCTGAACTGCGATTCGGACGACGGCTGTCAGGACGGAGCCCGCTGCGTCACCCTGAACCCACAGGCGCCAGCCGAAGACCAGGTCCTGGCCTGCATGGCCGCCTGCCAGCAGGACCAGGACTGCCGCTTCGGGTATGAATGCCGCCCCGGCAGCGCCGAGGAGCCGGCCTACTGCCAGGAAACAGAAGCCCAGGAGGGCCCCCGCAACCCCCAGGGGGCCGACGACGGGGAGCGCTGCGCCTCGAACCTGAGCTGCAAGGGCGCGGCCTGCATCCGGGAGCTCGAAAAAGACGATGGCCAACGCTCCTTCCCCAACGGCTACTGCACCACGCGCTACTGCGCCGACGATGGCGACTGCAACGGCGGCATCTGCGTGGTCCAGAACACCACCCCCGGCTGCATGGCCGCCTGCACCACCGACGATGACTGCCGCCAGGGCTACACCTGCCGCAGCGGACGGGAGGGGCGCGCCTTCTGCGACTCCATCGCCGCCCCGCCGGCCATCGACGTCACCGGCGCCCAGGCCCTGGAGATCTCCTGCGGCTCCCGCACCACCTACCCGGTGGAGGTGGCCACCGGCGCGCAGAGCTTCCTGCTCACCCCCTTTAACCCGGGCGGCACCGCCCTGGAGCCCCGCTCGTTGCAACGCCCCGACGGCTCCACGCTCAACATCCCGCGCGACTACGCCTTCCACGCCATCAACCCGGCGATCTTGACCTCGATGGCCCCGATGCTCTTCCCGGCCTCCGATGACACCTCGTTAGCCCGCACCTTTGGCGCGGGCACCTACACCCTCAACGTGGCCTCCGACGCCGCCGAGACCTGCCACTACGTCATCGCGCAACCCGCGCCGGGCACCACCCTGCACCTGCGCTTCTACCTGATCGGCGTGCCGGGCCTGAGCGCGGCGACCGCCGCCGCCCACTCCGACCTGCAGGCGGCCATCTCCACCATGCGCGCGATCTACAGCACGATGAACATCGCCGTGGAGGTCGCCCACTACACCGAACTCTCCCTGGAGTTGAGCGACTCCTACAGCATCATCCGCGACCTCGATGACGCCTTCGAGCTGGTGAGCCTCTCCCAGGCCCCGGGGGCCTCACTCGACGAGAACCTGGTGGTCAACGTCTTTCTGATCGACGACTTCGCAGTAGAAGACGCCCCGGGCCTGCTGGGCATCTCCGCGGGGCTCCCGGGGGCGGCCGGGCTCCACGGCAGCCCCTCCTCCGGCCTGGTCTTCTCGACCGCCGGGCTCGGACAGGACAACGCCACCGTGGGCCAGATCATGGCCCACGAGATCGGCCACTATTTGGGGCTGCGCCACACCACCGAGCACCTGGGCAGCGCCCAGGACCCGATCACCGACACCCCGAGCTGCCTCTTCCCCGACCTGGGTTACTTCTGCAGCGACGCCAAAAACTTCATGTTCCCCTTCTCCCTGGGCCCCGATCAGCGCCAGACCACCGCGGGGCAATCCTTTGTGCTGCGGCGCAACCCCCTGGTGCGCCCCTGA
- a CDS encoding HEAT repeat domain-containing protein, protein MLLLSAPMLAAAPARAQSAPLTSAPEVPGTPGRPDPDAGDSSTDAGEPQGVARLPFVLAGFEHFPDRKELDRLAPPAEMIAGLQNLLFDPDQRPLLRLRAIDALSLYAHPDAHLPLGRLAAADHRRDDFPLDAPARTRQQARHRALTALARADHPEAFEIWRDALGQDDLQVRLTAITLLRRHAPERARPHLEKLAATDTRPAVQRALLRPIGGADNAPSRPIP, encoded by the coding sequence ATGCTCCTGTTATCTGCGCCGATGCTGGCGGCCGCGCCGGCCCGGGCCCAGTCCGCCCCCCTGACAAGCGCCCCCGAGGTGCCGGGCACGCCGGGGCGCCCCGATCCCGACGCCGGGGACAGCTCGACAGATGCCGGAGAGCCGCAGGGGGTCGCGCGCCTGCCCTTCGTGCTCGCGGGCTTTGAGCACTTCCCCGATCGCAAAGAACTCGACCGTCTGGCGCCCCCCGCCGAGATGATCGCCGGGCTCCAGAACCTGCTCTTTGATCCCGACCAACGCCCCCTCCTGCGCCTGCGCGCCATCGACGCCCTCAGCCTCTACGCGCATCCCGACGCCCATCTCCCCCTGGGACGCCTGGCTGCCGCCGATCACCGCCGCGACGACTTCCCCCTGGACGCCCCGGCCCGCACGCGCCAACAGGCTCGCCATCGCGCGCTCACCGCGCTGGCCCGCGCCGACCACCCCGAAGCCTTCGAGATCTGGCGCGACGCCCTGGGCCAAGACGACCTCCAGGTTCGCCTCACCGCCATCACCCTGCTGCGCCGCCACGCCCCCGAGCGCGCCCGGCCCCACCTCGAAAAACTCGCCGCCACCGACACTCGCCCCGCCGTCCAGCGCGCCCTGCTTCGCCCGATCGGGGGAGCCGACAACGCCCCCTCACGCCCCATCCCCTGA
- a CDS encoding DUF3857 and transglutaminase domain-containing protein: protein MRIGRGIGAVMGATLVWAGASVAVAQESVASDAERVVQALAEASQEGEALGLAAELVELRRLLPGELFEGYVERARAGAVRGSTVDFMLAREQARSRLDRGAADAPDRQAFGQEQGCLNAWSVVGPLENPSMQGFYEAVGPELRVSGPYPGRSGSVDWRALPAADDLCVWSVGSFVTPATSAVVFLSTRVSVNEAVRAELKVGAAGAYRVWVDGEPLGATEGEPGLGLDAQSWPLRLSKGEHEIVIKLGSSAGGRLGLVARLVDGEQRALEVRAGAPTRALAPGEAPAAKAGALQAVRRVATRPRAGARARARAARAWQYLQPEDGATPWRDVAREVLGAPQAPGPEVLVELAPLFEERWQRVALLERARELQTPESARWAQSALLLAEAYGEGSARQEWQRQREILEEVVAVRPGYLPARLALARVYQARDLGPLALQVLERWPGPAGPDRQRVPAWVRATADAHQSYGDRAQAARLRELANGVLRRSGAYQWQAMKEALAAGKSEEALAVARRQWELNPWSMAWGQQVVRVFQARNELAQAREVLEKLIAWNPGDAGLHERQAELYLQEGQGGLSAEAMQAALALRPQDAGLRARAELMQPPRAHFYEPWIEEDLRGLAQAHPPGPYDRDYLVDQAVVEVGATGLARRFEQRVVRVIEARGIGAARQMGVSFQGGDERVEVLAVRVHKADGTVSEDFDEWRSGQSRKGSTTYNDSEQLNLRANNVGVGDLVEFQYVVHQVANENFRGDYFGAVHYVQQSRPAALVRYAVAYPQSWELYFRPPRLPHQVLVDTTPAGETVAGRRLQGFELREVPRVYTDHEQPGYTEVYDYVMVSNKADYDAIGRWWWELIEEQLVVDDAIRQQVTALTAGLTEERAKVEAIYDYVARNTRYLHVGLGIHGWKPYRTSTVLRNRYGDCKDKAALLKVMLEEAGVEAEMVLVRTRRLGAVESSVASMHIFNHAVTYVPGLDLFLDATAEYNGPFELTSMDQGAQALVVEDGGSTRWVTMPVDEPGANRLVQSLEIDLSGEQPVMRGELEAHGARAVRYRQLFEDPERRDEALERELAGIYGALTLRQAEYEGIDALGAPTRVRFEAEHGEVIRGQGAGYLYPLAVPRDVLGAYAGETTRHQDRMFRVPFAEETRVRYVLGPQRAVERVPEDRQIRSKFGEMQVSYHATAEDLVVDVAFEIAVQRVPVEEYEAFRAFVSQVHETLNQTLRLVGEGGGR, encoded by the coding sequence ATGAGGATCGGCAGAGGGATCGGGGCGGTGATGGGCGCGACGCTGGTGTGGGCGGGGGCCTCGGTGGCCGTCGCTCAGGAGAGTGTTGCGAGCGATGCGGAGCGCGTGGTGCAGGCGCTGGCCGAGGCCAGCCAGGAGGGCGAAGCGCTGGGGCTGGCCGCCGAGCTGGTGGAGCTGCGCAGGCTGCTCCCGGGGGAGCTCTTTGAGGGGTATGTGGAGCGGGCGCGGGCCGGGGCTGTGCGCGGGTCGACGGTGGACTTTATGCTGGCCCGGGAGCAGGCCCGCTCCCGGCTTGACCGCGGGGCGGCCGACGCGCCCGATCGCCAGGCCTTTGGCCAGGAGCAGGGCTGCCTCAACGCGTGGTCGGTGGTCGGGCCGCTGGAGAACCCCTCGATGCAGGGGTTTTATGAGGCGGTGGGGCCCGAGCTCCGCGTGAGCGGGCCCTACCCCGGGCGTTCGGGGTCGGTGGACTGGCGAGCGTTGCCGGCGGCCGATGATTTATGCGTGTGGTCGGTGGGCAGCTTTGTGACGCCGGCGACCTCGGCGGTGGTGTTTTTGTCGACGCGGGTGAGCGTGAACGAGGCGGTGCGGGCCGAGCTGAAGGTGGGGGCGGCCGGGGCGTACCGCGTCTGGGTGGATGGCGAGCCGCTCGGCGCTACGGAGGGAGAGCCCGGACTGGGGCTCGATGCCCAGAGCTGGCCGCTGAGGTTGAGCAAGGGGGAGCACGAGATCGTGATCAAGCTGGGCTCCAGCGCCGGGGGGCGCCTGGGCCTGGTGGCGCGTCTGGTCGACGGGGAGCAGAGAGCGCTTGAGGTGCGCGCCGGGGCGCCGACCCGGGCGTTGGCGCCGGGCGAAGCGCCGGCGGCCAAAGCGGGCGCGCTCCAGGCAGTGCGCCGGGTGGCCACCCGGCCCCGGGCTGGCGCGCGGGCGCGGGCGCGGGCCGCCCGGGCCTGGCAGTACCTCCAGCCCGAGGATGGGGCTACGCCCTGGCGCGATGTCGCCCGCGAGGTGCTCGGCGCCCCGCAGGCCCCGGGCCCGGAGGTGCTCGTCGAGCTGGCCCCGCTCTTTGAGGAGCGCTGGCAGCGGGTCGCCCTGCTGGAGCGGGCCCGCGAGCTTCAGACGCCCGAGAGTGCGCGGTGGGCCCAGAGCGCGCTGCTCCTGGCCGAGGCCTACGGAGAGGGCAGCGCGCGCCAGGAGTGGCAGCGGCAGCGGGAGATTCTCGAGGAGGTCGTGGCCGTGCGGCCCGGCTACCTGCCGGCGCGTCTGGCGCTGGCCCGGGTGTATCAGGCCCGGGATCTGGGGCCGCTGGCCCTGCAGGTGCTGGAGCGCTGGCCGGGCCCCGCTGGCCCGGACCGCCAGCGGGTGCCGGCCTGGGTGCGGGCCACCGCCGACGCCCACCAGAGCTACGGAGATCGGGCGCAGGCTGCCCGCTTGCGGGAGCTGGCCAACGGGGTGTTGCGCCGCTCCGGGGCCTACCAGTGGCAGGCCATGAAAGAGGCGCTGGCCGCCGGCAAGAGCGAGGAGGCCCTGGCGGTGGCGCGTCGGCAGTGGGAGCTCAACCCCTGGTCGATGGCCTGGGGGCAGCAGGTCGTCCGGGTGTTTCAGGCCCGCAACGAGCTGGCGCAGGCCCGGGAGGTGCTCGAGAAGCTGATCGCCTGGAACCCGGGCGACGCCGGGCTGCATGAGCGCCAGGCCGAACTCTACCTCCAGGAGGGGCAGGGCGGGTTGAGCGCCGAGGCGATGCAGGCCGCCCTGGCGCTGCGCCCCCAGGATGCCGGGCTGCGCGCCCGGGCCGAGTTGATGCAGCCGCCCCGGGCCCATTTCTACGAGCCCTGGATCGAGGAGGACCTGCGGGGGCTGGCTCAGGCGCATCCGCCCGGGCCTTACGATCGCGATTATCTGGTGGATCAGGCCGTGGTGGAGGTCGGGGCCACCGGGCTGGCCCGGCGCTTTGAGCAGCGGGTGGTGCGCGTGATCGAGGCCCGGGGCATTGGCGCCGCCCGGCAGATGGGCGTGAGCTTTCAGGGGGGCGATGAGCGCGTGGAGGTGCTGGCCGTGCGGGTGCACAAGGCCGATGGCACGGTGAGCGAAGATTTTGATGAATGGCGCAGCGGGCAGTCCCGCAAGGGCTCGACGACCTACAACGACTCCGAGCAGCTGAACCTGCGGGCCAACAACGTGGGCGTGGGCGATCTGGTGGAGTTTCAGTACGTGGTCCACCAGGTGGCCAACGAGAACTTCCGCGGCGACTACTTCGGAGCGGTGCACTACGTGCAGCAGAGCCGCCCGGCGGCGCTGGTGCGCTACGCGGTGGCCTACCCGCAGAGCTGGGAGCTTTACTTTCGGCCGCCCCGGCTGCCGCATCAGGTGCTGGTCGACACCACGCCGGCTGGCGAGACGGTGGCGGGCCGGCGCCTGCAGGGCTTTGAGCTGCGGGAGGTTCCCCGGGTCTACACCGACCATGAGCAGCCCGGCTACACCGAGGTCTACGACTACGTGATGGTCTCCAATAAGGCCGACTACGACGCGATCGGGCGCTGGTGGTGGGAGTTGATCGAGGAGCAGCTGGTGGTCGACGACGCGATCCGCCAGCAGGTCACCGCGCTGACAGCCGGGCTCACCGAGGAGCGCGCAAAGGTCGAGGCGATCTACGATTACGTGGCCCGCAACACCCGCTACCTGCACGTGGGGCTGGGGATTCACGGCTGGAAGCCCTACCGCACCTCCACCGTGTTGCGGAACCGCTACGGCGACTGCAAAGACAAGGCCGCGCTGCTCAAGGTGATGCTGGAGGAGGCCGGGGTCGAGGCCGAGATGGTGCTGGTGCGCACCCGTCGCCTGGGGGCGGTGGAGAGCTCGGTGGCCAGCATGCACATCTTCAATCACGCGGTGACCTACGTGCCCGGGCTCGATCTCTTCCTGGATGCGACCGCCGAGTACAACGGGCCCTTTGAGCTGACCTCGATGGACCAGGGCGCCCAGGCGCTGGTCGTGGAAGACGGCGGGAGCACCCGCTGGGTGACCATGCCGGTGGATGAGCCCGGGGCTAACCGCCTGGTGCAGAGCCTGGAGATCGACTTAAGCGGGGAGCAGCCGGTGATGCGCGGGGAGCTGGAGGCCCACGGCGCGCGGGCGGTGCGCTATCGGCAGCTCTTCGAAGATCCGGAGCGCCGCGATGAAGCGCTGGAGCGGGAGCTGGCCGGTATCTACGGCGCCCTCACGCTGCGGCAGGCCGAGTACGAAGGGATCGACGCCCTGGGGGCGCCCACCCGCGTGCGCTTTGAGGCCGAGCATGGCGAGGTGATCCGGGGGCAGGGCGCGGGCTACCTCTACCCGCTGGCGGTGCCCCGCGATGTGCTCGGGGCCTACGCCGGGGAGACGACCCGCCACCAGGACCGGATGTTCCGCGTGCCCTTTGCCGAGGAGACCCGCGTGCGCTACGTGCTCGGCCCGCAGCGCGCCGTGGAGCGGGTGCCCGAGGATCGGCAGATCCGCTCCAAATTTGGTGAGATGCAGGTGAGCTACCATGCCACGGCCGAGGACCTGGTGGTGGATGTGGCCTTTGAGATCGCGGTGCAGCGCGTGCCGGTTGAGGAGTACGAGGCGTTTCGCGCCTTTGTGAGTCAGGTGCATGAAACGCTCAACCAGACCCTGAGGCTGGTGGGTGAGGGAGGTGGCCGATGA